From Triticum aestivum cultivar Chinese Spring chromosome 7B, IWGSC CS RefSeq v2.1, whole genome shotgun sequence:
AAGCAGAAAACTGTTTGACGCCAGATTTTGTTTTCATGCATCCGAGAATTAGCAAACGGggtttagggttttgcgtgggTGGTTGACATCCAGCCTCACGTCTCAATATATAGAGGATCACAATTACAATTACATACGTATACAAATACGTGTACAAGGACAATATACTAGACCCTACTTTACATGCCCCCTCAATCTGAACTACATACAAGATTCAGATTGGTTCTAAAACGGTCTAGCATCTGTCTAGTAGCGGGTTTAGTAAATACATCCGCTAACTGATCATCTGTAGAAATAAACCTGACTTCCAGTTCACAAGCAGCTACTCGTTCTctcacaaagtgaaaatcaatctcaatgtgtttggtcCGAGCATGAAACACCAGATTCGCCGTCAGGTAAGTTGCCCCTAAGTTATCACACCACAATATAGGAGTGCGCTGCTGTGGGACTCCAAGTTCTGTGAGAACCGAGTCTATCCAAATGGCTTCAGCCGCGCCATTGGCTAATGCCTTATACTCTGCCTCGGTGCTTGATCTCGAGACTATGCGTTGCTTCTTCGAGCTCCAAGATACAAGGTTAGGTCCAACAAATATAGCAAAACCACCAGtggagcgcctatcatcaacacagCCTGCCGAGTCTGCATCGGTGAATATACTCACTCCAGTGAATCTGGACTTACGAATCCGTAGTCCCATGTCTAGCATACCTTTGACATATCTCAGAATATGCTTGACTGCTTCCCAATGATCCACCGTTGGCTGAGACAGGAACTGACACACTTTGTTCACTGCGAAGGAGATATCAGGACGAGTGAGGGTCAAATACTGAAGTGCCCCAACCACACTGCGATACCGAAAGGAGTCATCTCTACCCAGTAGTGCACCACTATGACGTGAGAGACTCTCGGATGTAGCAAGCGGAGTGGAAGTGGCCTTGCAGTTCTCCAtgttgacgcgatgaagaagatctaAAGCATACTTTTTTTGCGTCAAGGTCATGCCCCCTGAATGAAAGGACGCTTCCAAACCAAGAAAGTACTGAGGGCGACCCAAATCTTTGATGGGAAAGCTAGCAGACAACGACTGCACAAGACGATCCACCACGGCGGGGGTAGAGCCAGCAATCACAATATCATCAACGTACACCAGCATGTATATCTGTATAGTACCCTGGGAGAAGATGAACAGAGATGCATCTGATCTGGAGGCAACAAAACTGAGCTGCGAAAGGCGCTGACTCAAACGAGCATACCAGGCACGGGGTGACTGCTTGAGACCATAAATAGACCATTGAAGTTTGCAGACATGAGAGGGTAAGTGGCATCCTCGAACCCAGGTGGCTGCTGCATGTACACATCTTCGGCCAAGAACCCATATAAAAAGGCATTGCTCACATCAATCTGTCGGAGGCTCCAGCCACGAGACACAGCAAGAGACAAAATCAAGCGAACCGTGGCAGGCTTCACCACCGGGCTAAAAGTATCTCCGTAGTCAATCCCGTGCTGTTGAGTGAAACcatgagcaacaagacgagctttgtgctctgataccaagttgaaacacagggtttagggttttgcgtgggTGGTTGACATCCAGCCTCACGTCTCAATATATAAAGGATCACAATTACAATTACATACGTATGCAAATACGTGTACAAGGACAATATACTAGACCCTACTTTACACCCGGTCTATTACAAAACGACCGGCTTCAACGTACTGCATTGCGTACTGCATTGCGGAGCGGAAATCGACCGGTCCGCTGCAGCAGAAATCCGGCTAGGCTCTCCAAATCCCACTGCCAACCTCGAGCTACGCACACACTCCCACTAACCTAAGAATATCCTATGATCTGGCAGCACACTTGCATGGATCTACACTCTACAGGCATGTGCGTGCATATCCCCTTCCTCTGAGGCTCCGCCGAAAACAGGAAAGAAAGGAACCGGCCCGGCTCTGCCCAACCCTAGGACAACGAGCACAGTACCTAGAAACGGGGGCTCTGCCCAACCTACAGTGCTACGTACATGCATACATACATTTCCCAGTGGAAAGTTCGTCGGCATGGTACGGGCAGGAGCTCGTGCGGTCGACGACGATCATACGACCGAACATGCTCTGCCCAACCCTAGACTAGATAGCTCCTCGGCGTAGCGCGCATTGACGGAGAGGCGTCGTCAAGGGCGTCGGTGCAGGAGCTTCTGTGGTCGACCATCCCACATTCCTACTGTCGACTTGCTATATGGCTATACCTATACTATACTTCGTCCCACTTGATATGTCGTCTCTTTTGGACGCGCCGGCAATAATACCAGCGAAATCTCGAAAAGTTGAGCGCGGCATGGGCCGCGTCCTACTTTACGACTAGGTTGATTTTTGCCCAACCAGATAGCTCATCTCGTCTCATCTCCCGTGCAATGTCCCTATGCATGTATGGCAGCTAGCAGCACATACATGATCTGCCCAACCTAGTAGGTACTTAGTATTccctcgttcctaaatatttgtctttttagagatttcaaatggactaccacatacggatgtatatagacatattttagagtgtcgattcactcattttgcttcgtatgtagtcacttgttgaaatctctagaaagacaagtatttaggaacggagggagtacattccaCGGTGGATGATAGCTCGTTGGCATAGGGTATTGACTGAGAGACGTTAACAAGGATGTCGGTATggtttcgcaaaaaaaaaggatGCCGGCATGGACATATGGTCGACAACGGGCACAACCCATTGTCCGACTCACTATGGCTAATTTGACTGTACATGAGAATTAatttgtggttggatggttagaaagTTGGTGATATCCTCAACACACCAGCGATCAGGCTAGACGATTTGATGTCTCATAAAGGTGAAATATTCTTTTAGTGCGAGGTGATGTTCCCATCGATAGCAAGACGCTTGCGGTGACTTCGTCAATCCCCAAACCCACCGACTTAgtatctcgaaggtgctcatacggGTAGGGATGTGAATGCGTAAATAATAATAATTTGGATGTATAACAATACCTATGCCCCTCCTCCCGTCGCTTTTGGATGGTAAACCCTATATGCCGGCAGCTGAAACGCAGAGGGAAGGTAATGTAGCATAGattttaactgggccggcccatttagctAGGTTATCTAggttttgagaacctttcgaaagGTTCAATCCAATTCGGgtccattttctatttttttatttttctggttttctatttttttcttttacaTTTAAAACATATTTGTCTTTTatgatcatactccctccgttcctaaatataagtctttgtagagattttactatggactacatacgaagcaaaatgagtgaatctacactctaaaatgcatctatatacatccgtacgtggtttcatagtggaatctctacaaagacttatatttaggaacgaagggagtacatgttTAGAAAATTCAAACAATGTTTGTCTTTTTAATAAAAATGTCTGTGTGTGTaaaaaatgtttgtatattcaaaaATTATTTGCATTTACAAAATTGTTTTGAAATTTCGAAAAATCTTTCAATTTTGAAAAGATGTTCGTGTTATCATAAATTGTTCTTAATTTCAGAAAACGTTTGCTTTCACAAGAAATATTCATGTTTTCAAAGAAAATCAAAATTTCAAAAATAGAagtgttcaaaaattcaaaaagtgTCGGCgtttaatttttttcatttttaaacCAACTGAAAAACCATTTGCTACAGTGCCACGCCATGTAAGAAACCGAGTTGCTACAGTGCCACTGCAGAAAAAAACGGTGCGGTACAGGATATCCCGTGCCCCTATGGGAAAACCGACTTGATACAGCAAAAACTGAGTGGGCCGGCCAGGCGATCGCGCTTTGTGCTTTTGCTCGGCATTCTATCGCAGCGGGCGGTACATAGGAGCTCCCTATAACGGGCACAAAAGGCGCCGAATAGGGTTTGCCGTTTTGGACCTACCAGCAATAATACCAGCAGGGAAATCTCGAAAACCCGAGCCACGACGCTCAAGCAATGCAATGTCCTTATGTGCAACACCCAGCAGCTGGCCGCCACGCCCGTGCTGCGGCACCACGCAGGCAATCGCAGAACTGCATAGCGGATGGATACATTTCCTCGCGAGTGTTCATTGCTTCACCTAGATGCAGGCAAAAATGAGAGAATGCTAGTGAAGAACAACTCAAGATATATCAGGAAAATGTGAGTTGACAGAAACCTCACAAATGCATTATAGAACCTGCATGTACTCTAAACTCCTTGAGTAATGAATAAGGCAAGCCTTTTGCCTCTGTTACAAAAAAATAGCCTGCATGTACATTTAgatgtgaactactccctccgttccaaaataccaCGATATGTAGAAACACACGTATATGtatatgaaaaaaaaatcagaatcTTTTTGTAACTTCTAAATGCGACATTCGTAATTTTTTGATAACAGCAGGCTCCATAGAGCCCTGGAGCCAAAACGTCACACTCCAGAAACTGCACCGTTCTACTTTTAATCGTAGTACTGCATATTTACAAGTGCTCCCATACAGCCAACAATACAACATTTCTCGTTACTGCTGTACTTCAATCTACAACTACATAGTAACTGATCTCCGAGGTTTGAAGGTTCAAATCTTGACATGACGCCACAAAGTTCACCTATGGACTGTGTTACACAAAAACTGCTGACACAATCAGATAAGCTAGAGCACACCTATGGAGGAACTCTCTGACTGAGGAATGTCAGGTATTTTCTCCCTGGTTGATTGGCGTCTGAGCTTTGCGCGGTTCTTCTGCAGTTCCATGTTGGACACTCTCTCAGCCTCAAGCGCTCGCTCAAGCTGTCGAGTACACACGTGAACGAGATGATGATAAGGAAAATGCTTCTGTTAAAACCAACATCAGGTTCTATCATTCATGATTACCTTTGCTGCTCGAGTGCTCCATTCACCAAGGATAGCTCTTAGTCTCTCGTTTTCTTCGACGTACTGCATTTTATCATGTTCACCATCAACAAATAATGCTTTGCCTCCTCTTACAAATAGTCATATATATTTTGCCAGAACTGAACTATTATCCGACTACCGCAAAATTTGCAGACAGACACACAAAACTGAACGGTAACATACTTGATTGTTGTTCCCACGAATGTGCTGGATCTCCGAGTCCTTCTCAGCAATCAAACCACGAGCAAGACGAAGCTCCGAATGCACTTGATTCATCTATATGATAGATGAGCAAAGTATTAGTCCATGCTGGAGTACTAACAGAAAAGTATGATCTACATATCCTTAAGCTAACAAAGAATAGGTTGAGTTCTTGTTCGCCCAGCACTGTACTTATCCAAGTCGAAGTCTCGGTAACATTTAGAGTATGAACAGAGGCAGAAAGAGCAAATTATCCACCAACACCAAATATTTTTAGGTGTTGATACCACCTCTGCCGTATGCATAGTGCGAATATCTGGTCGACCGAGATCCGAGAGTATTTACCTCAGCAGACAGTGCACGAAGTTCTTGATCACGAGACGCCAAAAGATGAGTGAGATCAACCTGGCGAAATATGATGAGAAACATAAATACTAAATCATGATGCACCAATTCATCCAACATTAAGCAGGTTGATTTACAAATAATTAATATTAAGAAGTTTTTAGTCTGCTTAAGCATTCAACAGATGGGAGGGAAAGGTTTGGCGGCAGATTTAATTTGAACCTGTGGAGTGCTGGCAGCAACACTTCTATGGTACTTACTTAAGCTTTCTTGCAACCTAAGCACCTGATGTAGAAAAAAAACCGCATTAATCAATCAACACAACACCACTATTCTAATAGCATAAATCAGAATTTGTTCGTAGCGTGTAATGCATTGACTATTCTACTTTGTAATGACAACATGTACAAAATGTCAAAACTTATTACAACACATGCCATTAACCACTTTCTGCAACGGTGTGCTGTGCCCAGCCAGTatctagaaagaaaaaaggaaTGATCAATGATGCCAAATGAATACTGTCTTAATTACAACACATGTATATTGTAAGGACAGCAAGTTGAAAGTCTCTCTCTATAATAATATTATTGTATCTACTACTTTACTATTCTGTGATAATAACATAATCGAGGAAAATAAACATGGCCAGTAAATGCAGTTGCTAACCAAGTACATGAAAAAAACAGAATTATTCCAAGTACCTCTTCACTCAGATAATGAATATTTTCCCTCTGGTACTGGAGCAATGCCATTTGTTGGTCAGACAGACGAGAATCATAGTATCTGCAAATATATTATTGTATCAACCCACAAAGCTCAAATGACAGGAATGTTAATTGATTTCATGAAGAAAGTTCACTGATGGCTAAAAGCTTTCAAAATGGCATTGATTTCTATTTTTTGATATTCAAAACATTACCACAAAGCTCCTCTTCTTTACGAGACTATACCCTACATTGTCATAAAAGCAAACACACAATAATTGGGTGTGGTGGCACTCAGTGAAAGAACAGACAGTTGTACATGCAAAGACAGGAGTATACTCCTATGAAGCAATTTTTAGATGTTAAAACACATGTGTTTTTACTAAAAAGGAAAAGCATTTGCATACGCAgttattatttgccaagaaaaaacACACAACCAATATAATTAGGTAAACCATATCAAGTCCATGTGATAATATATTGTACCTTATTAAGTCCATGTGATTATTAATGAAGCAACAAATATCTTGTACCTTATCTCTTCCAACGAACTAGATGGTTGCAGTGCAGAATAAAGTGGCCGTAGAATGTCAGGCTGCTCATTCAAAGAGTTGTATTTATGGATGTGCCCTGCATATCAAAATTTAGACAATACAGACATAATATTACAAAATGTCATCTAATTGCTTGCAGGAAATGATTAGGAGCTATCGACCAAACAAAAGTCAGAGAACCCTTTAATAACTAATGAGACAAACATGTGGAATCACCATGTAATTAATGATTAGTGAACAAATATGCAGAATTACCATCTGGTAAGTAAGGCGTATTGCATGTTTCTTGATCTACTGTCTACTGTGATTCAAGGAAAAACAAAGTTAATTGTTGACAGGAATTAAAAATTTAGGAAGATGGTTAATGAACTTCCCAACGCTACATGGCCACAAACAGTTAAAGAAGTCAAGCCCAAAAAGTTACCGAAAAATGACTAGTAATTTATGCTGGCTGCAACATACACAAGAATAAAATAGATAAACCACACAACAGAATCTACCTATGTATAAGCTCATGAAACATCCAGCGGATATCACTTCAACAACTAGTGCAATCCTGCATAATTAGAAAGTGATAGCATTAAAAATCACATAGGAGAGTTTCATTTCTCTTTAGAACCAAAGCAGAACAGCCGCAGTATCCCGCTAAATAAGAAACCAATTTAGCATATGCGTACTGAAATTTCATTAAAGGCGGAAAGACATAATACGTCAGTATGTATCATAAGTTCCAGAAATTTACTTGGCTTTGAGGTTGCTGAGGGCAGTGCACAAGATTTAACAAAATAAGCAATACAAGTATTTTTTTGTGTGTAGCTTGCCTACCTAATCATTTTTACTCTACCAGAGTGATGATAATAATCTAAAACTAAAGTTCACTATGTACCTAGGACCAGGTGCACTAAAGAATTATAACCATATTTATCCTACATTAAACCTTGAACTTCCTGAATAACCCAAGAGCTTCACATGTCATGGTATCAGTATAAGAGAATACTAAACCTCCACCTCAAAATGGCATAAACTATGCAAATGCATTCCTTACATTTTGATCCTAAAGATACCAATAATGCTTTTATTTACAGAATGCAGCTTATGGTCATCTTAATCTTTTATGTTAATAATGAGAAGGTTAACTTAAAGAAAGCTTATACTCAACTCAACAGAAGAACTGTACCTGAGCAAAACTGAAATTGATAATACTTCTAGTTGAGGCTGCCAAACTAGAATTAAGAGCAATAGGGCAGTACCTGCAACCATATTTTTAACAAAATAATTCGTCACTATAATTGCGTAAAGGGATCAAACATGTTGTTTTTACTCCAAATAATTAAtgtaaaataaaaagaaataacaaTAATatactccgttccaaaataagtgtcgtggttttagttctaTCTAAGGGTACCAGCAACTAGCATGAATGTGTTACCAAATCAGCAAATGCAGAAACATAATAACAGCCAAACCAGTATAGATTCTACCATATAATGTCCAGGCTGAGGTAAAAACAACCCAGATACCAACATATTCACTACAAAATGCAAATAATCCAATGCAGATCAGAAGGATAGCAGTTCCTTAGTACAATATGATTCTCCTTGAAGGTTTAAAGAAATGGTAGGTGCTGGCATTAGAACATAGCAGATGCTCTGTAGCACACATTGGTTAGGTAATACTTACCGCAAGCAATAGCGGCAAATGGAACTCGAGCAATGCGCTTCAGTTTTTGGCTTAAATCATAGTAGCCCTGCAATTACAAGATGAAGCTTGGTAAATGTTATGATAACACTACCAATATCAGCAAGTAAACATTACAGAGCTAATATGTTAACATTTAGCCATGACTTAAAACAAAGGTTGATGAACAGACTTTAGTCGCAGCAAACCGGAACAGTGAATGGTTCATGGCTACAAACTGATGGTTGacagcctttttatttttgaaattacaCATAGTCGGCAATATTAATGTGTAAATCCTCTATTTGCGCTGAACAGAATTCATAAagatcttctctttcttttctttcgtgGCGTACCTGTAGTCGCACTTTTGTGACCTGATGGACCCAATATTGTTGGAATATACCTGCAGCAAATTTCTGTTAGAGAAAATCTACCAGTATAGATAACCAGTAAATTAAACAAGAACCTGTAATAATTAGAAGCAGAACATTGCAGCTGCATAGCAACGGAAGGATCATGTCTGGTATAAGAACAAATATCCATGGAGCTGCTATGACAACACCAGCATAACCTGCctagagaagaagaagaagttaatCACAGCTGCCAGAAACTGCAAGGGAGAAAGGAAAAACAACAGCACAATTAAAGGAGTGAAAGGGACTAGCAGACATAAGATACATATTCTCCTGGCTAAATATAAAGTAAGATGAAGTAAAAACATGTTTCAAAGGTCTCTCCAGCAAAATAAGAAAAGATAACATGGTCTACAACTATTAATAAAATAATGGAAAACCTAGCAAATATTCACTTGCCAATAAGATACAGTACAGAGTGCCACCAACTATGCTTCGAGGCTGCCGCTGACCAGACAGAGGGGCTTCATGTACTACATCAACAAATCTGGAGAAATGGTAGGAAAGGAGGAAATCAGATTGCAACAACAGATCAACATAAGAAGAAATGAATTAAATGCATATCATATAATACTTAGTGCTGCTATTTATGTTTATTCTCATACTAGTGATGTTTGTATTCAGAAAACTAGGCACCCCTGATATAGTGGCATACTGGCATACGTAAAATGCAGACGAAGCAAACACACACAAAATGGAAAAGGATAAATCCTGCTGCTGCGGCTTGAGAAAGCAAAGACTCTAATAAAAAAGTAAGACATGATTGGAAGAGTTTTTAAGAAACATAAACACATTCAGGAAAAATATCGTGAGGCGTATGTTCATTGCAATTGCACTATGAAATGTACCAAGTATAAGGACAACTAAGGTTAACGTCAACAAAAGAGAGAACACTAAACTATGATGGAAAATAAGAGCCTGTATGAAACATGACAGCACTGTCATTGCGTTGCAAAACTGTTGTGCATGGAAAACAACAAAACACAGAAAAATCAGGACCACTGCAGAACCCTGTGTGATCACTGCAATTATCAAACCTGAATGGTAAAAAATGAAACTACATGATAGAGACTAATATCTTTTTGTTCAGTAAATCACTACATATTTGCTTCTCTTGATGAAATGTTAACGCAAATGGCCACCAATAAAAGGTGGACTTATATGAAGAACATTTACAGTTTCTTTTCCTCAAAAAGCTTCTTTACGGACTATGTTGTTGTTCATGCAACAGCTCGTTTTTTAGTGATTGTGTGAGTGTGCTGTGGGTTGTGCCTTATCTAAGTATTGTTCATACAGCGTTCTTTTATATCATCGATGCAAAGTAATTGTGTTTCTCAACAAAAGAAAGATACAGAATGGAAATCTAAAACTGCCTCTATTTGTTTACTTATTAGATTTAGACAAGATACAATCATATATTCATGTACTTACATCAAAACAAATCATATATCATGCATCATCGCAATAATCACATAGACTATCAAGGTGGTTGACCACCTTAAACTCAGATTTGCTACATGGACATGCAACTGGTGCCTCCGTCACACACCAATGGGTCAAGAAATAGCCAAACAAATCAAACTCTGCACCGAGGGGGCAACTAACTCACAATGCCACACCGATCTTATGGCAGTCCCGATTCTCCACCAATCGGCTGTATCTAAAGTAATAAACTATGCCATATATATTGAAGCTGAGGTGAGAGGCAATTAATTAAGAAAGAAAGAGATGAAAGCTGCATCTACATATAGATACAGTGTCCTGTCCCAAACTCCAAAAATTGTGATTTGCACACAACCAATCAAAATATATGGTAGGGCAAAAAAATAATCTAGATGCATTTAATTTCTATACTAGAATCACAGTAGATAGCCCCACTGAAAAGGCAGTATATAAGCTTGTATCCAAATGATGACACAGCATTTTGCACACGGACTGCCCTCAGTTCCTCCCCAATCGTACTGACCGAATTCACACAGAGCTTTTAAAACCATATATGCAAAACATGCAGCAGAGCAGAGGCAGGTTGCTGTCCACGATTTCAGCAAATTATGATATGATTCCACCCTCGAAGAGGGGCTACAAGATCAGATCAGGGATCTGGTATGTTCCACAAGTACCATGACGCGATTACGGGGGCGGATCTCTGAAGTCAGATCGAACTCCTCCGCCACAAGCATGATTAGAGCGAGCGTCTTAGCTAATAAGGGTTGCGGCGACAGACTCACAGTGCTTCCCCTGCAGCGTCGTGCGCAGCCGCGGacgacgccgccgcgccgcgccgctcgTGCGCCATCTCCTCCGCCGCCTGCGCCCGCCGACGCCGCGGCTGGAGCCGTCAGCGCGGCGCCCCCTCCCAGCACTTCGGAGTCGGATCGGATAGATGGTCGCCCGACGAGCAGCCGCCTGGACCACGCTAGACCAGCGCGGACTCTAGCGTCTCTGCGGGGTAGCGGTGCAGCGCCGCCGAGGAAGCCAGCGCAAAACGGCGAGAGGCGTGGTGGGCCCTCTCCACCGCGGAGCCGTTCCCCCGTTGGCCCTTGCCAACCGTTTGATCGCAATCCAACAGCTGGGAGACGGTCTGGTGAGGGCACCTGGCTGGCCATAACTGGCTCGAGGGCTGTCACTTTTTCAGCCGGGTCCTTTCCAAGTtcctcccgccgccgtcgccgtcaccgccgacctcctccgctcctcccttcgccgccgcgcctccctctccgtcctcctcctAGACAGGTGCTGCTATCTGGCACCACTCTCGCCGATTGGACCCACTTCTAGCGACCCGCCCAGCTCGACAAGTAGGGTGCGTGTTTCTCGAACCTATTCTCTCTGCTCTGCCACACTTCTCATCCCGGTTTGATTGTTCTAGCCTATAGAGTAAGCTGTAGATCAAAATAAGCTCCATGGCTAGGTCTGCTTGCCTGTCTGCCTGATGGATTCATGGATGCTTTTAACCACAAAATTCGCTCTGTTTGTTGGGGAAAAGGTTCCCCAAAATAGTGAGATACTCTAACAGAGACCTAAAGTGGCTTACTGGTTAGGTTCTGGTGGAGTGATCTCCTGCGCTGAGCCGCGTGGCAATGGCAGCGTAGGGTGTGGATCCGACCAAGAAATAATCAAATAATAGAGGGTTGTGTACCACTAGCCACATCTAGGAGTGGTTGCTGTCATTTTTGTTGCCTTGTGTTCGGTGCTTTGTTACAGAGCAGCAAATCCAATATTTGGAATGAGCGGCATAGGGTTTGTATAAGTAATGCCAAATATAAGTGGTCAAGAGTGACTTTATGCACAGCGATGATTTGTGTATAAAATGCTAATGTATAAAATGCTAATGTATCGCGTACGCGTAGGCTAATACAACCCTGAAGAAAGAGTGTATATAGGCTTACAGGACTGTGCATGTCAACTTTTCTGTTTTGAAATGTTGATGGCTCATTTGCGTGCACAATTTATAATCAGAACTATGAATCAAGAAATCTAAGGGGAAATCATGATGAAAAATGAATAGCTGTAGGTACAATGAGACAAGATGGTTTGTCTATGTACTGTTACTGTAGCTGAAGCAAAATTATGGCCTCATTTGTTCAGCATTTCAAATCTTGAAAGCATGGAAATAAAGGAAACTGCAAGTTCATCACCCTTCTTGCTAGCTATTTAATTTAATTTTGCTATGCTGTGCTGCACTGCCAGTTTACAGTAGAGTAGAGCCTTGACACTTTCCCTCTTTTCTGCTGAGCTATCCAAAGTTTATTATCCATTGCTTGCTCAAACTGAGTCATGGAATGCTTGCAGCAATGAGCACAGCCGTGGATGCTTCAGTGCCTGTCGCCGAGCAGGAGGTATGTTTTTCACATTAGGGTAAAATTTGCAGTTGTTACTGGATTCCTAGATTGCTTTTGAGTCTTCATCTATTTATCCCATTGCTTTGTAGTTTAAAACTGTACATGACACTTATGTTATACATGCTCTTTAATATGTAAGGCAGGTTCCTTCAATCTCAATGTTCTATTTAATTTTGATTCCATTTTCAGTGTTACCAGTGAAGTTAATCCTGGATTAAATCCTCACATTCTTACTTTGATCGATTGAATTGCTTCTATTGCAGGATGGTACTGCGAATATCTTGGGTGGGAAGAAAGTTGCAGTTGTATTTGTTCTAGGTAACTTCTGTATTCTGTAACGATGGCTCCAACTTCTACATAGTGGAAAATGAGCTTGCTGTCAGTACCTATGGTGCTGACCATTCATGGTTCCTCATTTTATGCAAATCCACAGGTGGTCCTGGAAGTGGAAAAGGTACACAATGTAGCAATATTGTGGAGCATTTCGGATTTACACATCTTAGTGCTGGAGAGCTGTTGCGCTCAGAAATCAAGTCTGGTTCTGACAATGGGTAACAAACCCGCTTGACCCTAGAGGCTATATTCCTTGTTTTATTATAACGCTTACTTTGGCTTTTTTTTTTCCTACAGAACCATGATTGACAGCATTATAAAGGAAGGGAAAATTGTTCCATCTGAGATAACCGTAAAGCTCCTACAAGAAGCTATGATAAAAAGTGAAAATGACAAATTCCTCATTGATGGATTTCCAAGGAATCAAGAAAACCGTCTGTCATTTGAGAATGTTGTAAGGCTACTTTGTTTTTGGACTTCTATAAAATAATAGAGTTCCTAACTTCAAAATTATTTGGTACTTTGACCTTTTCCTTTTGTGTTTTAAAAGCAAGCTAACAACCTTTAATTATTTTACATTACTGCAGATAAAAATATCTCCTGAGTTTGTGCTATTCTTTGACTGTTCTGAGGAAGAGATGGTAAGGCGTCTTCTGGGTCGCAATCAGGTTAGATTTAATCTCTTATGTTTATTTGCTGGATTGTATGTGACATGATCTCTTCATTGCTTCTAACATTGTTTTCTTTTGTTGACCAACTGCAGGGAAGAGCTGACGATA
This genomic window contains:
- the LOC123156351 gene encoding protein FIP1 isoform X2, with amino-acid sequence MILPLLCSCNVLLLIITGIFQQYWVHQVTKVRLQGYYDLSQKLKRIARVPFAAIACGTALLLLILVWQPQLEVLSISVLLRIALVVEVISAGCFMSLYIGHIHKYNSLNEQPDILRPLYSALQPSSSLEEIRYYDSRLSDQQMALLQYQRENIHYLSEEVLRLQESLSKYHRSVAASTPQVDLTHLLASRDQELRALSAEMNQVHSELRLARGLIAEKDSEIQHIRGNNNQYVEENERLRAILGEWSTRAAKLERALEAERVSNMELQKNRAKLRRQSTREKIPDIPQSESSSIGVL
- the LOC123156351 gene encoding protein FIP1 isoform X1; amino-acid sequence: MAHERRGAAASSAAAHDAAGEALFVDVVHEAPLSGQRQPRSIVGGTLYCILLAGYAGVVIAAPWIFVLIPDMILPLLCSCNVLLLIITGIFQQYWVHQVTKVRLQGYYDLSQKLKRIARVPFAAIACGTALLLLILVWQPQLEVLSISVLLRIALVVEVISAGCFMSLYIGHIHKYNSLNEQPDILRPLYSALQPSSSLEEIRYYDSRLSDQQMALLQYQRENIHYLSEEVLRLQESLSKYHRSVAASTPQVDLTHLLASRDQELRALSAEMNQVHSELRLARGLIAEKDSEIQHIRGNNNQYVEENERLRAILGEWSTRAAKLERALEAERVSNMELQKNRAKLRRQSTREKIPDIPQSESSSIGVL
- the LOC123156352 gene encoding UMP-CMP kinase 4, whose amino-acid sequence is MSTAVDASVPVAEQEDGTANILGGKKVAVVFVLGGPGSGKGTQCSNIVEHFGFTHLSAGELLRSEIKSGSDNGTMIDSIIKEGKIVPSEITVKLLQEAMIKSENDKFLIDGFPRNQENRLSFENVIKISPEFVLFFDCSEEEMVRRLLGRNQGRADDNIETIRKRFRVFEESSLPVVQYYDSKGKVKKINAAKPIPEVFEDVKTIFQPYGPKAA